One genomic segment of Drosophila melanogaster chromosome 3R includes these proteins:
- the beat-IIa gene encoding beaten path IIa, isoform A yields MLELQLCGDLSAGDLSEIPKMGHQRATDTGHRQIRSHRKSDCRTFPARCLLLLLGVLLLSMELVECALRNVNLIIEPPAVRRGQHVVLRCMYDLDGAPLYSAKFYRGQLEFYRYTPGEFPNTKVFPFPGIHVDVSSSNATQVLLRNVGFGLSGNFSCEVTADAPLFSTATAVDTMQVVELPEKRPQVFTEHTRYEPGDVLRANCSTPPSRPRAELTFTINNMVITHVDTEYIRTIDNLIATRISLKMQLQGIHFSSVNPAIYNNVYGLNSVYGHGGPVYAPNSNPGGLLLRCSAQIGDLYQEYKEIELGTPQKDPVPARVTLSSDTSLKNFFSSYFSTSASAASRLLPGVYMAPLIMAMLASLFRLIEAAFEPCDASSQDPQSQTGHSMEHSKERREPKERPALVSSCSVSKASRQQLAWPGSRTESLRLA; encoded by the exons ATGCTGGAGTTGCAACTTTGCGGAGATTTGTCAGCCGGCGACTTGAGCGAAATTCCCAAAATGGGACACCAAAGGGCCACGGATACGGGACATCGCCAGATCCGGAGCCACAGAAAATCCGACTGCCGGACTTTTCCAGCCAGATGCCTCCTGCTGCTACTCGGCGTTCTACTTCTGAGCATGG AGCTCGTCGAATGCGCGCTGCGCAATGTCAATTTAATAATCGAACCACCGGCAGTGCGACGGGGCCAGCATGTGGTGCTGCGGTGCATGTACGACCTGGACGGGGCTCCACTGTACTCGGCTAAGTTCTACCGTGGCCAGCTGGAGTTCTACCGCTACACGCCCGGCGAGTTTCCCAATACGAAAGTGTTTCCATTCCCCGGCATTCACGTGGAT GTAAGCAGCTCCAATGCCACCCAGGTGCTGTTGCGCAACGTGGGATTCGGTCTCTCTGGCAACTTTTCATGCGAAGTGACCGCCGATGCCCCGCTCTTCTCAACCGCCACCGCAGTGGACACCATGCAAGTTGTTG AACTGCCCGAGAAGCGTCCGCAGGTTTTCACGGAACACACACGCTACGAGCCCGGCGATGTCCTGCGGGCCAATTGCAGCACACCGCCGTCGCGTCCGCGGGCAGAACTCACATTTACCATCAACAACATGGTG ATAACCCATGTGGACACCGAGTACATTCGCACCATTGATAATCTGATTGCCACGCGGATCTCGCTGAAGATGCAATTGCAGGGCATTCACTTTTCCAGCGTGAATCCGGCCATCTACAATAACGTTTACGGGCTGAACTCGGTTTACGGGCATGGAGGACCGGTTTATGCCCCGAATTCGAATCCTGGCGGATTACTTTTGCGCTGCTCGGCGCAAATCGGGGATCTATACCAGGAGTACAAGGAAATCGAGCTGGGCACTCCGCAAAAGGATCCGGTACCGGCACGTG TCACGCTCTCATCCGACACGAGCTTGAAGAACTTTTTCAGCTCGTATTTCTCGACCTCGGCATCGGCGGCATCGCGACTCCTGCCCGGCGTCTACATGGCGCCGCTTATAATGGCCATGCTGGCTAGTTTATTCCGGCTAATTGAGGCTGCATTTGAGCCCTGCGATGCCAGCAGCCAGGATCCACAGTCACAGACCGGACATTCGATGGAACATTCCAAGGAGCGAAGGGAGCCCAAGGAGCGTCCAGCTCTTGTGTCCAGCTGCAGCGTCTCCAAGGCGTCCAGACAGCAACTGGCCTGGCCAGGATCACGGACAGAAAGTCTGCGTCTGGCCTAG